A single Ziziphus jujuba cultivar Dongzao chromosome 11, ASM3175591v1 DNA region contains:
- the LOC107433100 gene encoding uncharacterized protein LOC107433100 isoform X2: METEKEPAAKENNDGIPTARVDPPIQGVGDSTEIIEESLPGSQWRRKNLVLEIPSRTLEETIKDFRINMPPTPSPTSKRVNFSPLCSPNFARISGSPGPSLSKPKSNKNLLPKLSLRNWNTTLEIRKAAILALGGSPAGTHGKGLTSRTLSFTKLLTPRMKSASSLPVTPVAHSNPESMHGGSMIDPLNASVECNFILTEFPIFQNGASHLPIHRSQSVPVINKDGIIALRSVFRVVPTTPRMVEGTVTAPQKDDNDESDDGGEDIPEEEAVCRICLVELGEGADTLKMECSCKGALALAHQECAIKWFSIKGNKTCEVCKQEVQNLPVTLLRIQNAQAFNLRGSRLWQAEGSRYRVWQDVPILVIISMLAYFCFLEQLLVGKMGSGAIAISLPFSCILGLLASMTSTTMVRRRYVWVYAIIQFGLVVVSAHLLYTILHMQAVLSVLLATFTGFGVTMCASSLLVEVLSWRRTWFAQSNLQQSSQELTPLDQPPEIPVQTQMNPSHSGDEVRSTEAIRAS, encoded by the exons ATGGAAACTGAAAAAGAACCAGCTGCTAAGGAAAATAACGATGGCATTCCCACCGCCAGAGTTGATCCTCCAATTCAGGGG GTTGGTGATTCAACTGAAATCATAGAAGAAAGTCTCCCTGGTTCGCAATGGAGACGAAAAAATCTTGTGTTAGAGATACCCTCAAGAACTCTTGAGGAAACCATAAAGGATTTCAGAATAAATATGCCCCCAACACCAAGTCCAACTTCCAAAAGAGTAAACTTTTCCCCACTCTGCAGCCCTAATTTTGCAAGAATTAGTGGGTCCCCAGGTCCCTCATTGTCCAAACctaaatcaaacaaaaaccTCCTTCCGAAACTAAGTTTAAGAAATTGGAATACTACTTTAGAGATTCGGAAGGCTGCTATTCTTGCATTGGGAGGTTCACCTGCAGGGACACATGGGAAGGGTTTGACTTCAAGAACATTGTCATTTACAAAGCTTTTAACCCCCAGAATGAAGAGTGCCTCATCCTTGCCTGTTACCCCAGTTGCTCACTCCAATCCAGAGTCCATGCATGGGGGAAGCATGATTGATCCGCTAAATGCATCTGTGG AATGCAACTTCATTCTTACAGAATTCCCCATTTTCCAGAACGGAGCATCCCATTTACCTATTCACCGCTCACAATCTGTCCCTGTGATTAACAAAGATGGAATAATAGCTTTACGTAGTGTTTTCCGTGTTGTTCCAACCACTCCACGAATGGTTGAGGGGACTGTCACTGCACCCCAAAAAGATGACAATG ATGAAAGTGATGATGGTGGTGAAGATATTCCTGAAGAAGAAGCTGTGTGTAGAATTTGTTTGGTTGAACTGGGGGAAGGTGCTGATACCCTCAAGATGGAATGTAGCTGTAAAGGAGCACTTGCTTTGGCGCATCAAGAATGTGCCATAAAATGGTTCAGCATTAAAGGCAATAAAACATGTGAAGTGTGCAAGCAAGAGGTTCAGAACTTACCTGTTACACTTTTACGGATTCAAAATGCTCAGGCCTTTAACTTACGAGGAAGTAGACTATGGCAAGCTGAGGGTAGTCGATATAG GGTTTGGCAGGATGTTCCCATTCTTGTCATTATCAGCATGCTTGCTTACTTTTGTTTCCTTGAACAACTTCTG GTTGGAAAAATGGGTTCAGGTGCAATTGCTATATCTCTTCCGTTTTCCTGCATATTGGGTCTTTTGGCATCCATGACATCAACTACCATGG TAAGGAGAAGATATGTCTGGGTTTATGCAATTATTCAATTTGGATTGGTGGTCGTCTCTGCTCATCTTCTTTATACAATT CTTCACATGCAGGCTGTTCTCTCTGTTCTTCTAGCCACATTTACCGGGTTTGGAGTTACAATGTGTGCAAGTTCTCTCCTTGTTGAGGTATTAAGTTGGAGAAGAACATGGTTTGCTCAGTCAAATCTACAGCAGAGTTCTCAGGAATTAACACCGCTGGATCAACCACCAGAAATCCCAGTTCAAACCCAGATGAATCCTAGCCACAGTGGAGACGAAGTGCGAAGTACAGAAGCTATTCGTGCTAGCTGA
- the LOC107433100 gene encoding uncharacterized protein LOC107433100 isoform X5, producing METEKEPAAKENNDGIPTARVDPPIQGVGDSTEIIEESLPGSQWRRKNLVLEIPSRTLEETIKDFRINMPPTPSPTSKRVNFSPLCSPNFARISGSPGPSLSKPKSNKNLLPKLSLRNWNTTLEIRKAAILALGGSPAGTHGKGLTSRTLSFTKLLTPRMKSASSLPVTPVAHSNPESMHGGSMIDPLNASNGASHLPIHRSQSVPVINKDGIIALRSVFRVVPTTPRMVEGTVTAPQKDDNDESDDGGEDIPEEEAVCRICLVELGEGADTLKMECSCKGALALAHQECAIKWFSIKGNKTCEVCKQEVQNLPVTLLRIQNAQAFNLRGSRLWQAEGSRYRVWQDVPILVIISMLAYFCFLEQLLVGKMGSGAIAISLPFSCILGLLASMTSTTMVRRRYVWVYAIIQFGLVVVSAHLLYTILHMQAVLSVLLATFTGFGVTMCASSLLVEVLSWRRTWFAQSNLQQSSQELTPLDQPPEIPVQTQMNPSHSGDEVRSTEAIRAS from the exons ATGGAAACTGAAAAAGAACCAGCTGCTAAGGAAAATAACGATGGCATTCCCACCGCCAGAGTTGATCCTCCAATTCAGGGG GTTGGTGATTCAACTGAAATCATAGAAGAAAGTCTCCCTGGTTCGCAATGGAGACGAAAAAATCTTGTGTTAGAGATACCCTCAAGAACTCTTGAGGAAACCATAAAGGATTTCAGAATAAATATGCCCCCAACACCAAGTCCAACTTCCAAAAGAGTAAACTTTTCCCCACTCTGCAGCCCTAATTTTGCAAGAATTAGTGGGTCCCCAGGTCCCTCATTGTCCAAACctaaatcaaacaaaaaccTCCTTCCGAAACTAAGTTTAAGAAATTGGAATACTACTTTAGAGATTCGGAAGGCTGCTATTCTTGCATTGGGAGGTTCACCTGCAGGGACACATGGGAAGGGTTTGACTTCAAGAACATTGTCATTTACAAAGCTTTTAACCCCCAGAATGAAGAGTGCCTCATCCTTGCCTGTTACCCCAGTTGCTCACTCCAATCCAGAGTCCATGCATGGGGGAAGCATGATTGATCCGCTAAATGCATCT AACGGAGCATCCCATTTACCTATTCACCGCTCACAATCTGTCCCTGTGATTAACAAAGATGGAATAATAGCTTTACGTAGTGTTTTCCGTGTTGTTCCAACCACTCCACGAATGGTTGAGGGGACTGTCACTGCACCCCAAAAAGATGACAATG ATGAAAGTGATGATGGTGGTGAAGATATTCCTGAAGAAGAAGCTGTGTGTAGAATTTGTTTGGTTGAACTGGGGGAAGGTGCTGATACCCTCAAGATGGAATGTAGCTGTAAAGGAGCACTTGCTTTGGCGCATCAAGAATGTGCCATAAAATGGTTCAGCATTAAAGGCAATAAAACATGTGAAGTGTGCAAGCAAGAGGTTCAGAACTTACCTGTTACACTTTTACGGATTCAAAATGCTCAGGCCTTTAACTTACGAGGAAGTAGACTATGGCAAGCTGAGGGTAGTCGATATAG GGTTTGGCAGGATGTTCCCATTCTTGTCATTATCAGCATGCTTGCTTACTTTTGTTTCCTTGAACAACTTCTG GTTGGAAAAATGGGTTCAGGTGCAATTGCTATATCTCTTCCGTTTTCCTGCATATTGGGTCTTTTGGCATCCATGACATCAACTACCATGG TAAGGAGAAGATATGTCTGGGTTTATGCAATTATTCAATTTGGATTGGTGGTCGTCTCTGCTCATCTTCTTTATACAATT CTTCACATGCAGGCTGTTCTCTCTGTTCTTCTAGCCACATTTACCGGGTTTGGAGTTACAATGTGTGCAAGTTCTCTCCTTGTTGAGGTATTAAGTTGGAGAAGAACATGGTTTGCTCAGTCAAATCTACAGCAGAGTTCTCAGGAATTAACACCGCTGGATCAACCACCAGAAATCCCAGTTCAAACCCAGATGAATCCTAGCCACAGTGGAGACGAAGTGCGAAGTACAGAAGCTATTCGTGCTAGCTGA
- the LOC107433100 gene encoding uncharacterized protein LOC107433100 isoform X3, translating to METEKEPAAKENNDGIPTARVDPPIQGVGDSTEIIEESLPGSQWRRKNLVLEIPSRTLEETIKDFRINMPPTPSPTSKRVNFSPLCSPNFARISGSPGPSLSKPKSNKNLLPKLSLRNWNTTLEIRKAAILALGGSPAGTHGKGLTSRTLSFTKLLTPRMKSASSLPVTPVAHSNPESMHGGSMIDPLNASVEFPIFQNGASHLPIHRSQSVPVINKDGIIALRSVFRVVPTTPRMVEGTVTAPQKDDNDESDDGGEDIPEEEAVCRICLVELGEGADTLKMECSCKGALALAHQECAIKWFSIKGNKTCEVCKQEVQNLPVTLLRIQNAQAFNLRGSRLWQAEGSRYRVWQDVPILVIISMLAYFCFLEQLLVGKMGSGAIAISLPFSCILGLLASMTSTTMGRAVSVRRRYVWVYAIIQFGLVVVSAHLLYTILHMQAVLSVLLATFTGFGVTMCASSLLVEVLSWRRTWFAQSNLQQSSQELTPLDQPPEIPVQTQMNPSHSGDEVRSTEAIRAS from the exons ATGGAAACTGAAAAAGAACCAGCTGCTAAGGAAAATAACGATGGCATTCCCACCGCCAGAGTTGATCCTCCAATTCAGGGG GTTGGTGATTCAACTGAAATCATAGAAGAAAGTCTCCCTGGTTCGCAATGGAGACGAAAAAATCTTGTGTTAGAGATACCCTCAAGAACTCTTGAGGAAACCATAAAGGATTTCAGAATAAATATGCCCCCAACACCAAGTCCAACTTCCAAAAGAGTAAACTTTTCCCCACTCTGCAGCCCTAATTTTGCAAGAATTAGTGGGTCCCCAGGTCCCTCATTGTCCAAACctaaatcaaacaaaaaccTCCTTCCGAAACTAAGTTTAAGAAATTGGAATACTACTTTAGAGATTCGGAAGGCTGCTATTCTTGCATTGGGAGGTTCACCTGCAGGGACACATGGGAAGGGTTTGACTTCAAGAACATTGTCATTTACAAAGCTTTTAACCCCCAGAATGAAGAGTGCCTCATCCTTGCCTGTTACCCCAGTTGCTCACTCCAATCCAGAGTCCATGCATGGGGGAAGCATGATTGATCCGCTAAATGCATCTGTGG AATTCCCCATTTTCCAGAACGGAGCATCCCATTTACCTATTCACCGCTCACAATCTGTCCCTGTGATTAACAAAGATGGAATAATAGCTTTACGTAGTGTTTTCCGTGTTGTTCCAACCACTCCACGAATGGTTGAGGGGACTGTCACTGCACCCCAAAAAGATGACAATG ATGAAAGTGATGATGGTGGTGAAGATATTCCTGAAGAAGAAGCTGTGTGTAGAATTTGTTTGGTTGAACTGGGGGAAGGTGCTGATACCCTCAAGATGGAATGTAGCTGTAAAGGAGCACTTGCTTTGGCGCATCAAGAATGTGCCATAAAATGGTTCAGCATTAAAGGCAATAAAACATGTGAAGTGTGCAAGCAAGAGGTTCAGAACTTACCTGTTACACTTTTACGGATTCAAAATGCTCAGGCCTTTAACTTACGAGGAAGTAGACTATGGCAAGCTGAGGGTAGTCGATATAG GGTTTGGCAGGATGTTCCCATTCTTGTCATTATCAGCATGCTTGCTTACTTTTGTTTCCTTGAACAACTTCTG GTTGGAAAAATGGGTTCAGGTGCAATTGCTATATCTCTTCCGTTTTCCTGCATATTGGGTCTTTTGGCATCCATGACATCAACTACCATGGGTAGGGCTGTCTCAG TAAGGAGAAGATATGTCTGGGTTTATGCAATTATTCAATTTGGATTGGTGGTCGTCTCTGCTCATCTTCTTTATACAATT CTTCACATGCAGGCTGTTCTCTCTGTTCTTCTAGCCACATTTACCGGGTTTGGAGTTACAATGTGTGCAAGTTCTCTCCTTGTTGAGGTATTAAGTTGGAGAAGAACATGGTTTGCTCAGTCAAATCTACAGCAGAGTTCTCAGGAATTAACACCGCTGGATCAACCACCAGAAATCCCAGTTCAAACCCAGATGAATCCTAGCCACAGTGGAGACGAAGTGCGAAGTACAGAAGCTATTCGTGCTAGCTGA
- the LOC107433100 gene encoding uncharacterized protein LOC107433100 isoform X1 → METEKEPAAKENNDGIPTARVDPPIQGVGDSTEIIEESLPGSQWRRKNLVLEIPSRTLEETIKDFRINMPPTPSPTSKRVNFSPLCSPNFARISGSPGPSLSKPKSNKNLLPKLSLRNWNTTLEIRKAAILALGGSPAGTHGKGLTSRTLSFTKLLTPRMKSASSLPVTPVAHSNPESMHGGSMIDPLNASVECNFILTEFPIFQNGASHLPIHRSQSVPVINKDGIIALRSVFRVVPTTPRMVEGTVTAPQKDDNDESDDGGEDIPEEEAVCRICLVELGEGADTLKMECSCKGALALAHQECAIKWFSIKGNKTCEVCKQEVQNLPVTLLRIQNAQAFNLRGSRLWQAEGSRYRVWQDVPILVIISMLAYFCFLEQLLVGKMGSGAIAISLPFSCILGLLASMTSTTMGRAVSVRRRYVWVYAIIQFGLVVVSAHLLYTILHMQAVLSVLLATFTGFGVTMCASSLLVEVLSWRRTWFAQSNLQQSSQELTPLDQPPEIPVQTQMNPSHSGDEVRSTEAIRAS, encoded by the exons ATGGAAACTGAAAAAGAACCAGCTGCTAAGGAAAATAACGATGGCATTCCCACCGCCAGAGTTGATCCTCCAATTCAGGGG GTTGGTGATTCAACTGAAATCATAGAAGAAAGTCTCCCTGGTTCGCAATGGAGACGAAAAAATCTTGTGTTAGAGATACCCTCAAGAACTCTTGAGGAAACCATAAAGGATTTCAGAATAAATATGCCCCCAACACCAAGTCCAACTTCCAAAAGAGTAAACTTTTCCCCACTCTGCAGCCCTAATTTTGCAAGAATTAGTGGGTCCCCAGGTCCCTCATTGTCCAAACctaaatcaaacaaaaaccTCCTTCCGAAACTAAGTTTAAGAAATTGGAATACTACTTTAGAGATTCGGAAGGCTGCTATTCTTGCATTGGGAGGTTCACCTGCAGGGACACATGGGAAGGGTTTGACTTCAAGAACATTGTCATTTACAAAGCTTTTAACCCCCAGAATGAAGAGTGCCTCATCCTTGCCTGTTACCCCAGTTGCTCACTCCAATCCAGAGTCCATGCATGGGGGAAGCATGATTGATCCGCTAAATGCATCTGTGG AATGCAACTTCATTCTTACAGAATTCCCCATTTTCCAGAACGGAGCATCCCATTTACCTATTCACCGCTCACAATCTGTCCCTGTGATTAACAAAGATGGAATAATAGCTTTACGTAGTGTTTTCCGTGTTGTTCCAACCACTCCACGAATGGTTGAGGGGACTGTCACTGCACCCCAAAAAGATGACAATG ATGAAAGTGATGATGGTGGTGAAGATATTCCTGAAGAAGAAGCTGTGTGTAGAATTTGTTTGGTTGAACTGGGGGAAGGTGCTGATACCCTCAAGATGGAATGTAGCTGTAAAGGAGCACTTGCTTTGGCGCATCAAGAATGTGCCATAAAATGGTTCAGCATTAAAGGCAATAAAACATGTGAAGTGTGCAAGCAAGAGGTTCAGAACTTACCTGTTACACTTTTACGGATTCAAAATGCTCAGGCCTTTAACTTACGAGGAAGTAGACTATGGCAAGCTGAGGGTAGTCGATATAG GGTTTGGCAGGATGTTCCCATTCTTGTCATTATCAGCATGCTTGCTTACTTTTGTTTCCTTGAACAACTTCTG GTTGGAAAAATGGGTTCAGGTGCAATTGCTATATCTCTTCCGTTTTCCTGCATATTGGGTCTTTTGGCATCCATGACATCAACTACCATGGGTAGGGCTGTCTCAG TAAGGAGAAGATATGTCTGGGTTTATGCAATTATTCAATTTGGATTGGTGGTCGTCTCTGCTCATCTTCTTTATACAATT CTTCACATGCAGGCTGTTCTCTCTGTTCTTCTAGCCACATTTACCGGGTTTGGAGTTACAATGTGTGCAAGTTCTCTCCTTGTTGAGGTATTAAGTTGGAGAAGAACATGGTTTGCTCAGTCAAATCTACAGCAGAGTTCTCAGGAATTAACACCGCTGGATCAACCACCAGAAATCCCAGTTCAAACCCAGATGAATCCTAGCCACAGTGGAGACGAAGTGCGAAGTACAGAAGCTATTCGTGCTAGCTGA
- the LOC107433100 gene encoding uncharacterized protein LOC107433100 isoform X4: METEKEPAAKENNDGIPTARVDPPIQGVGDSTEIIEESLPGSQWRRKNLVLEIPSRTLEETIKDFRINMPPTPSPTSKRVNFSPLCSPNFARISGSPGPSLSKPKSNKNLLPKLSLRNWNTTLEIRKAAILALGGSPAGTHGKGLTSRTLSFTKLLTPRMKSASSLPVTPVAHSNPESMHGGSMIDPLNASNGASHLPIHRSQSVPVINKDGIIALRSVFRVVPTTPRMVEGTVTAPQKDDNDESDDGGEDIPEEEAVCRICLVELGEGADTLKMECSCKGALALAHQECAIKWFSIKGNKTCEVCKQEVQNLPVTLLRIQNAQAFNLRGSRLWQAEGSRYRVWQDVPILVIISMLAYFCFLEQLLVGKMGSGAIAISLPFSCILGLLASMTSTTMGRAVSVRRRYVWVYAIIQFGLVVVSAHLLYTILHMQAVLSVLLATFTGFGVTMCASSLLVEVLSWRRTWFAQSNLQQSSQELTPLDQPPEIPVQTQMNPSHSGDEVRSTEAIRAS, translated from the exons ATGGAAACTGAAAAAGAACCAGCTGCTAAGGAAAATAACGATGGCATTCCCACCGCCAGAGTTGATCCTCCAATTCAGGGG GTTGGTGATTCAACTGAAATCATAGAAGAAAGTCTCCCTGGTTCGCAATGGAGACGAAAAAATCTTGTGTTAGAGATACCCTCAAGAACTCTTGAGGAAACCATAAAGGATTTCAGAATAAATATGCCCCCAACACCAAGTCCAACTTCCAAAAGAGTAAACTTTTCCCCACTCTGCAGCCCTAATTTTGCAAGAATTAGTGGGTCCCCAGGTCCCTCATTGTCCAAACctaaatcaaacaaaaaccTCCTTCCGAAACTAAGTTTAAGAAATTGGAATACTACTTTAGAGATTCGGAAGGCTGCTATTCTTGCATTGGGAGGTTCACCTGCAGGGACACATGGGAAGGGTTTGACTTCAAGAACATTGTCATTTACAAAGCTTTTAACCCCCAGAATGAAGAGTGCCTCATCCTTGCCTGTTACCCCAGTTGCTCACTCCAATCCAGAGTCCATGCATGGGGGAAGCATGATTGATCCGCTAAATGCATCT AACGGAGCATCCCATTTACCTATTCACCGCTCACAATCTGTCCCTGTGATTAACAAAGATGGAATAATAGCTTTACGTAGTGTTTTCCGTGTTGTTCCAACCACTCCACGAATGGTTGAGGGGACTGTCACTGCACCCCAAAAAGATGACAATG ATGAAAGTGATGATGGTGGTGAAGATATTCCTGAAGAAGAAGCTGTGTGTAGAATTTGTTTGGTTGAACTGGGGGAAGGTGCTGATACCCTCAAGATGGAATGTAGCTGTAAAGGAGCACTTGCTTTGGCGCATCAAGAATGTGCCATAAAATGGTTCAGCATTAAAGGCAATAAAACATGTGAAGTGTGCAAGCAAGAGGTTCAGAACTTACCTGTTACACTTTTACGGATTCAAAATGCTCAGGCCTTTAACTTACGAGGAAGTAGACTATGGCAAGCTGAGGGTAGTCGATATAG GGTTTGGCAGGATGTTCCCATTCTTGTCATTATCAGCATGCTTGCTTACTTTTGTTTCCTTGAACAACTTCTG GTTGGAAAAATGGGTTCAGGTGCAATTGCTATATCTCTTCCGTTTTCCTGCATATTGGGTCTTTTGGCATCCATGACATCAACTACCATGGGTAGGGCTGTCTCAG TAAGGAGAAGATATGTCTGGGTTTATGCAATTATTCAATTTGGATTGGTGGTCGTCTCTGCTCATCTTCTTTATACAATT CTTCACATGCAGGCTGTTCTCTCTGTTCTTCTAGCCACATTTACCGGGTTTGGAGTTACAATGTGTGCAAGTTCTCTCCTTGTTGAGGTATTAAGTTGGAGAAGAACATGGTTTGCTCAGTCAAATCTACAGCAGAGTTCTCAGGAATTAACACCGCTGGATCAACCACCAGAAATCCCAGTTCAAACCCAGATGAATCCTAGCCACAGTGGAGACGAAGTGCGAAGTACAGAAGCTATTCGTGCTAGCTGA
- the LOC107433100 gene encoding uncharacterized protein LOC107433100 isoform X6, with the protein METEKEPAAKENNDGIPTARVDPPIQGVGDSTEIIEESLPGSQWRRKNLVLEIPSRTLEETIKDFRINMPPTPSPTSKRVNFSPLCSPNFARISGSPGPSLSKPKSNKNLLPKLSLRNWNTTLEIRKAAILALGGSPAGTHGKGLTSRTLSFTKLLTPRMKSASSLPVTPVAHSNPESMHGGSMIDPLNASVECNFILTEFPIFQNGASHLPIHRSQSVPVINKDGIIALRSVFRVVPTTPRMVEGTVTAPQKDDNDESDDGGEDIPEEEAVCRICLVELGEGADTLKMECSCKGALALAHQECAIKWFSIKGNKTCEVCKQEVQNLPVTLLRIQNAQAFNLRGSRLWQAEGSRYRVWQDVPILVIISMLAYFCFLEQLLVGKMGSVRRRYVWVYAIIQFGLVVVSAHLLYTILHMQAVLSVLLATFTGFGVTMCASSLLVEVLSWRRTWFAQSNLQQSSQELTPLDQPPEIPVQTQMNPSHSGDEVRSTEAIRAS; encoded by the exons ATGGAAACTGAAAAAGAACCAGCTGCTAAGGAAAATAACGATGGCATTCCCACCGCCAGAGTTGATCCTCCAATTCAGGGG GTTGGTGATTCAACTGAAATCATAGAAGAAAGTCTCCCTGGTTCGCAATGGAGACGAAAAAATCTTGTGTTAGAGATACCCTCAAGAACTCTTGAGGAAACCATAAAGGATTTCAGAATAAATATGCCCCCAACACCAAGTCCAACTTCCAAAAGAGTAAACTTTTCCCCACTCTGCAGCCCTAATTTTGCAAGAATTAGTGGGTCCCCAGGTCCCTCATTGTCCAAACctaaatcaaacaaaaaccTCCTTCCGAAACTAAGTTTAAGAAATTGGAATACTACTTTAGAGATTCGGAAGGCTGCTATTCTTGCATTGGGAGGTTCACCTGCAGGGACACATGGGAAGGGTTTGACTTCAAGAACATTGTCATTTACAAAGCTTTTAACCCCCAGAATGAAGAGTGCCTCATCCTTGCCTGTTACCCCAGTTGCTCACTCCAATCCAGAGTCCATGCATGGGGGAAGCATGATTGATCCGCTAAATGCATCTGTGG AATGCAACTTCATTCTTACAGAATTCCCCATTTTCCAGAACGGAGCATCCCATTTACCTATTCACCGCTCACAATCTGTCCCTGTGATTAACAAAGATGGAATAATAGCTTTACGTAGTGTTTTCCGTGTTGTTCCAACCACTCCACGAATGGTTGAGGGGACTGTCACTGCACCCCAAAAAGATGACAATG ATGAAAGTGATGATGGTGGTGAAGATATTCCTGAAGAAGAAGCTGTGTGTAGAATTTGTTTGGTTGAACTGGGGGAAGGTGCTGATACCCTCAAGATGGAATGTAGCTGTAAAGGAGCACTTGCTTTGGCGCATCAAGAATGTGCCATAAAATGGTTCAGCATTAAAGGCAATAAAACATGTGAAGTGTGCAAGCAAGAGGTTCAGAACTTACCTGTTACACTTTTACGGATTCAAAATGCTCAGGCCTTTAACTTACGAGGAAGTAGACTATGGCAAGCTGAGGGTAGTCGATATAG GGTTTGGCAGGATGTTCCCATTCTTGTCATTATCAGCATGCTTGCTTACTTTTGTTTCCTTGAACAACTTCTG GTTGGAAAAATGGGTTCAG TAAGGAGAAGATATGTCTGGGTTTATGCAATTATTCAATTTGGATTGGTGGTCGTCTCTGCTCATCTTCTTTATACAATT CTTCACATGCAGGCTGTTCTCTCTGTTCTTCTAGCCACATTTACCGGGTTTGGAGTTACAATGTGTGCAAGTTCTCTCCTTGTTGAGGTATTAAGTTGGAGAAGAACATGGTTTGCTCAGTCAAATCTACAGCAGAGTTCTCAGGAATTAACACCGCTGGATCAACCACCAGAAATCCCAGTTCAAACCCAGATGAATCCTAGCCACAGTGGAGACGAAGTGCGAAGTACAGAAGCTATTCGTGCTAGCTGA